One Edaphobacter bradus DNA window includes the following coding sequences:
- a CDS encoding sigma-70 family RNA polymerase sigma factor produces the protein MLAVEGIPPSFPSSTDQDMAQIVHARRRELTSLMLAEKSYFERIATAILRNATDAEDVVQTSFCAAWKAIAAFRGESLLKTWFTRIVTNHAILALRKMGRGKLVSIEDDPKYLQSYEQASSSAVDDPEKIIVRREALNLIHRHIEHLPEETRIVFILHFSNDCSIERIAELRGKSYRAVISQLHRGKALLRKRVRKVPASRVIVQHTR, from the coding sequence ATGTTGGCAGTAGAGGGGATCCCTCCGTCTTTTCCATCTTCCACAGATCAGGACATGGCTCAAATCGTTCACGCCCGGCGGCGTGAACTAACAAGTCTCATGCTCGCAGAGAAGAGCTACTTTGAGCGGATAGCGACCGCGATCTTACGAAACGCAACCGACGCGGAAGATGTCGTCCAGACCTCGTTCTGTGCCGCGTGGAAGGCCATCGCTGCGTTTCGCGGCGAATCTTTGCTCAAGACCTGGTTCACACGAATCGTCACGAACCATGCCATTCTGGCTCTCAGAAAGATGGGCCGAGGCAAGCTTGTGTCTATCGAGGACGATCCGAAATATCTTCAAAGTTACGAGCAAGCCTCCAGTTCGGCGGTAGACGATCCTGAAAAGATCATCGTTCGCCGGGAAGCGCTCAACCTCATTCACAGGCATATTGAGCATCTGCCGGAAGAGACTCGCATCGTCTTCATACTGCACTTTTCCAACGACTGCTCGATTGAGAGAATCGCTGAATTGAGAGGCAAATCCTACCGCGCGGTCATCTCCCAACTTCACCGCGGCAAGGCGCTCCTGCGAAAGCGTGTTCGAAAGGTGCCTGCGAGCCGGGTGATCGTTCAACACACACGTTGA
- a CDS encoding glycosyltransferase family 2 protein, whose product MAVEYLSQNNDSQEKAQTPPEGVMRMPQTLSVAIITLNEEKNIARTLASVGFADEVILVDSGSTDRTVEIARSMNAKVIQEPWKGFAAQKNFAIEQCTGTWVLSLDADEELTSELQTEIRALLRGKPDAEAYMLRRRNLFLNRWIRHGGYYPDPKLRLFRRHAANFAPPARFTERPVHETVSVEGRIETLHADLIHHAYPTIESYLEHMDRYSTLGAEILIAKGQTSRSWLGFYYNVLLIPAATFLWNYVFRLGFLDGREGFLLHLYHSTYTSWKYAKAWQTTRKS is encoded by the coding sequence ATGGCCGTCGAGTACCTCTCGCAGAATAACGACTCTCAGGAAAAAGCCCAGACCCCGCCGGAGGGGGTCATGAGGATGCCGCAGACTCTATCGGTCGCCATCATCACGCTGAACGAAGAGAAAAATATCGCAAGGACGCTGGCGAGCGTGGGGTTCGCCGACGAGGTCATCCTCGTTGACTCCGGCTCAACAGATCGAACCGTCGAGATCGCCCGCTCGATGAACGCGAAGGTCATCCAGGAGCCCTGGAAGGGCTTCGCCGCGCAGAAGAACTTCGCTATCGAGCAATGCACAGGCACATGGGTTCTCTCTCTCGACGCAGACGAGGAACTCACGTCGGAGCTTCAGACCGAGATTCGCGCCCTTCTACGTGGCAAACCCGACGCCGAAGCCTACATGCTCCGCCGCCGCAACCTCTTTCTCAATCGCTGGATTCGCCACGGCGGCTACTACCCCGACCCCAAGCTGCGCCTCTTCCGCCGCCATGCCGCAAACTTCGCTCCCCCGGCCCGCTTTACCGAGCGGCCAGTCCACGAGACGGTCTCCGTCGAAGGCAGGATTGAGACGCTTCACGCGGATCTTATCCACCACGCCTACCCCACCATCGAGAGTTACCTCGAGCACATGGACCGGTACAGCACCCTTGGCGCAGAGATCCTCATCGCGAAGGGGCAGACAAGCCGTTCGTGGCTCGGCTTCTACTACAACGTGCTGCTGATCCCTGCCGCCACCTTTCTCTGGAACTACGTCTTCCGGCTCGGCTTCCTCGATGGCCGCGAGGGCTTCCTGCTGCACCTATATCACTCAACCTACACAAGCTGGAAATACGCGAAGGCCTGGCAGACGACGCGCAAGAGTTAA
- the cyoE gene encoding heme o synthase, translated as MATSATSDHVIAPVKATPGLLSDYATLFKVRVSVMVIITAAAGFYLGSLASGISPFHAGMLQALAGIAVVTCGSSALNQALERRTDAQMRRTANRPMAAGRISLSHGLFLGFAAIFLGSLYLADTTNLLTGTLTLLTAIGYVGIYTPLKRITALNTFVGAFPGALPPLIGWTAVRGIIEWPAVALFAILFVWQFPHFMAIGWMYREDYAAAGIRLTPTQPDVQFAARSTAIQSLFYAVLMVPVSLWPTWLGITGVPYAVAAGVLSLGYLWYTIRFARIMRSPLDATSRRYARDLLKASVIYLPLLMAAMILDAKGRLLF; from the coding sequence GTGGCTACCTCCGCGACATCCGATCACGTCATTGCACCGGTCAAGGCCACGCCAGGTCTCCTGTCTGACTATGCCACACTCTTCAAGGTTCGCGTCTCCGTTATGGTCATCATTACGGCAGCCGCAGGATTCTATCTCGGATCGCTCGCGAGCGGTATCAGCCCGTTTCATGCGGGAATGCTGCAGGCGTTGGCCGGGATCGCTGTCGTCACCTGCGGATCGAGCGCGCTGAACCAGGCGCTGGAGCGCCGCACCGACGCGCAGATGCGGCGCACCGCGAACCGACCCATGGCAGCAGGCCGCATCTCGCTGAGTCATGGGCTGTTCCTCGGGTTCGCGGCCATCTTTCTTGGCTCGCTCTACCTTGCCGACACGACCAATCTGCTGACCGGAACGCTGACGCTGCTGACCGCCATTGGCTATGTGGGCATCTACACGCCGCTGAAGCGGATCACGGCCCTCAACACCTTCGTCGGGGCCTTTCCCGGAGCGCTGCCTCCGCTGATCGGCTGGACCGCCGTGCGCGGCATCATCGAGTGGCCTGCCGTCGCACTCTTCGCCATCCTCTTCGTCTGGCAGTTCCCGCACTTCATGGCCATCGGCTGGATGTACCGCGAAGACTATGCCGCCGCCGGAATTCGATTGACTCCCACGCAACCCGACGTACAGTTCGCAGCGCGCTCCACGGCGATTCAATCGCTCTTTTATGCGGTGCTGATGGTTCCGGTGAGCCTGTGGCCCACATGGCTGGGCATCACCGGCGTGCCCTACGCGGTCGCTGCCGGTGTACTCTCGCTCGGCTATCTCTGGTATACGATTCGCTTTGCGCGCATCATGCGATCGCCGCTGGATGCGACCTCGCGCAGGTATGCGCGCGACCTTCTCAAAGCCTCCGTTATCTATCTTCCACTCCTCATGGCCGCCATGATTCTTGATGCGAAAGGACGCCTGCTCTTCTGA
- a CDS encoding NUDIX hydrolase: MAMQTKRSGGKAIRPAAKKKSAKTRVLSSKVVFKGKVFSVTSDEVIEPGGARNTREVIRHSGSVVILAVDESMNPKDPEIILERQYRHAAGQFLLELPAGRREPNEPPLAAAKREMIEETGYRAKRWTLLTKYFASPGFLGEWMQIYLAREISVGASQPEDDEQIEVVRMPLSKALALVAANKIHDGKTLIGLMLYDAARRTGRL; encoded by the coding sequence ATGGCTATGCAAACAAAGCGGTCCGGCGGCAAGGCTATCCGGCCTGCTGCGAAGAAAAAGTCTGCGAAGACGCGCGTTCTTTCCTCAAAGGTGGTCTTCAAAGGCAAGGTCTTTTCTGTCACTTCGGATGAGGTGATTGAGCCAGGCGGCGCCCGCAACACGCGCGAGGTGATCCGGCACAGCGGGTCGGTCGTGATTCTTGCGGTGGACGAGTCGATGAACCCGAAGGACCCGGAGATTATCCTCGAGCGGCAGTATCGCCATGCCGCCGGGCAGTTTCTGCTGGAGCTTCCGGCAGGGCGCAGGGAGCCGAACGAGCCTCCCCTGGCTGCGGCGAAGCGGGAAATGATCGAGGAGACGGGCTACCGCGCGAAACGCTGGACGCTGCTGACAAAGTACTTCGCCAGCCCGGGATTTCTGGGCGAGTGGATGCAGATCTATCTGGCGCGCGAGATCAGCGTGGGCGCCTCGCAGCCGGAGGACGACGAGCAGATCGAGGTGGTGAGGATGCCGCTGTCGAAGGCCCTTGCTCTGGTGGCGGCCAACAAGATTCACGACGGTAAGACATTGATTGGATTGATGCTCTATGACGCGGCTCGCAGGACCGGGCGACTCTGA
- the polX gene encoding DNA polymerase/3'-5' exonuclease PolX: MDNITIARLLEETAALLEIDAADPFRIRSYRRAAEAVEQQTTQLATLVAEPKQLLAIAGIGKGMAANIVDIVATGTMPLREELLAKYKPTMLELLRLPGMGPKTVALVWSALEVTDIDSLEAAAKAGHLAKLPRMGEKFTAKLLKGIEDYRRNSSRFRIDQAHEHAEKISALIRELPGIDEITPAGSLRRGRETVGDLDLLVTGPACEPDVVNAAVEHVASLPLIDKLLAKGQNKVSFTLRNNLQVDVRLLPRANYGAALQYFTGSKMHNVALRQRAIKRGLTLNEYALARLEDNTIVAAASEEEIYRALDLDYIPPELRENGGELEAAATQALPQLITLTDIRGDLHMHTSETDGTNTIREMAEAALARGLKYIAITDHSKNLAMTNGMDDRRALAHVKRIREVDAEMKGRIRVLAGVEVDILAEGELDLEDSTLAEMDVVVASVHSRFDQSIEQMTDRILRAIENPHVRILGHPTGRKVLKRDPYALHIDTILKRAAEFGVAVEHNASPARADLNDLHLRLAKQHGCKIVVDTDAHSTDELDQMRYGITQLRRAWLTAADLLNTQPDADSLLAQMRPKP; encoded by the coding sequence ATGGATAACATTACAATTGCCCGGCTGCTTGAAGAGACGGCAGCGCTGCTGGAGATCGACGCCGCGGATCCCTTCCGTATCCGCTCCTACCGTCGCGCCGCTGAGGCCGTCGAGCAGCAGACGACCCAGCTTGCCACCCTCGTGGCCGAGCCGAAGCAGTTGCTGGCGATCGCTGGCATCGGCAAGGGCATGGCGGCGAACATTGTGGACATCGTCGCGACTGGCACGATGCCGCTGCGCGAAGAGCTCCTGGCGAAGTACAAGCCGACGATGCTCGAACTGCTGCGGCTGCCCGGTATGGGGCCGAAGACGGTCGCGTTGGTGTGGTCGGCGCTTGAGGTCACCGATATCGACTCGCTTGAGGCCGCGGCGAAGGCGGGGCATCTGGCCAAGCTGCCGCGCATGGGCGAGAAGTTCACCGCGAAGCTGCTGAAGGGCATCGAAGACTACCGCAGGAACTCCAGCCGCTTCCGTATCGATCAGGCCCACGAACACGCTGAGAAAATCTCCGCGCTCATTCGCGAGCTTCCGGGGATCGACGAGATTACGCCGGCGGGATCGCTGCGTCGCGGACGCGAGACGGTGGGCGATCTCGACCTGCTGGTGACAGGGCCAGCGTGCGAGCCGGACGTGGTGAATGCTGCCGTCGAGCACGTCGCATCGCTGCCGCTGATCGACAAGCTGCTGGCCAAGGGACAGAACAAGGTCTCGTTCACGCTGCGCAACAACTTGCAGGTAGATGTTCGGCTGCTGCCGCGCGCAAACTACGGCGCCGCGCTGCAGTACTTCACGGGCTCGAAGATGCACAACGTCGCGCTGCGCCAAAGGGCCATCAAGCGCGGGCTGACACTGAACGAGTATGCGCTGGCGCGGCTGGAGGACAACACGATCGTCGCGGCGGCGAGCGAGGAGGAGATCTACCGCGCGCTCGATCTCGACTACATTCCTCCTGAGCTGCGCGAGAACGGAGGCGAGCTGGAGGCCGCTGCCACCCAGGCGCTGCCGCAACTCATTACACTCACGGACATCCGCGGCGATCTGCACATGCACACCTCAGAGACCGACGGCACAAACACAATCCGCGAGATGGCCGAAGCAGCGCTGGCGCGCGGGTTGAAGTACATCGCCATCACCGATCACTCGAAGAACCTCGCTATGACGAACGGCATGGACGACAGACGCGCGCTCGCGCATGTGAAGCGCATCCGCGAGGTCGACGCCGAGATGAAAGGACGCATCCGCGTGCTCGCCGGCGTTGAGGTCGACATCCTCGCCGAGGGCGAGCTCGACCTCGAGGATTCAACCCTGGCCGAGATGGATGTCGTGGTCGCGAGCGTGCACAGCCGCTTTGACCAGTCCATCGAGCAGATGACTGACCGCATCCTGCGCGCCATCGAAAATCCGCATGTGCGAATCCTCGGCCATCCCACCGGCCGCAAGGTCCTCAAGCGTGATCCGTATGCGCTGCACATCGACACGATCCTGAAGCGGGCAGCGGAGTTTGGCGTCGCGGTCGAGCACAACGCCAGCCCGGCGCGGGCGGACCTCAACGATCTTCACCTGAGGCTCGCGAAGCAGCACGGCTGCAAGATCGTCGTTGATACCGACGCGCACTCGACCGATGAGCTCGACCAGATGCGCTATGGGATCACACAGCTTCGGCGGGCCTGGCTCACAGCAGCCGATCTGCTCAACACGCAGCCTGACGCGGACTCGCTGCTTGCTCAAATGCGCCCCAAGCCTTGA
- a CDS encoding single-stranded DNA-binding protein produces MARGVNKVILLGNVGKDPEIRSTPSGTMVATFSLATADRQKDQQGNWQDKTEWHNLVAFSRTAEIVRDYVKKGTQLFIEGKIQTRSWDDKESGQKKYRTEILVNEMTLLGGGPGRGEGAGSTGGYSRSNTASYDQRTPAAQPDYADQGITDDDIPF; encoded by the coding sequence ATGGCACGAGGCGTCAACAAAGTTATTCTTCTCGGCAACGTCGGCAAAGACCCCGAGATCCGTTCCACCCCAAGCGGCACTATGGTCGCGACCTTTTCGCTGGCCACCGCCGACCGCCAGAAGGACCAGCAGGGCAACTGGCAGGACAAGACCGAGTGGCACAATCTGGTCGCCTTCAGCCGCACCGCCGAGATCGTCCGCGACTACGTCAAGAAGGGCACACAGCTCTTCATCGAGGGTAAGATCCAAACCCGCTCGTGGGATGACAAGGAGTCCGGGCAAAAGAAGTACCGCACCGAAATTCTCGTCAACGAGATGACCCTGCTCGGCGGCGGTCCCGGCCGCGGCGAAGGCGCCGGCAGCACCGGCGGCTACTCGCGCTCGAACACCGCGAGCTACGATCAGCGCACGCCGGCAGCGCAACCCGACTACGCCGACCAGGGCATAACGGACGACGATATTCCCTTCTAA
- a CDS encoding cobalamin B12-binding domain-containing protein, with product MSKPPIRVLVAKPGLDGHDRGAKIIARALRDAGMEVIYTGLRQTPEMIVSAAIQEDVDCIGLSILSGAHNVIVPRIAALLREQNAEDILLVVGGTIPEEDMPRLKQSGVAAIFGPGTPLETTVQFIRENVKPRGLLTS from the coding sequence ATGAGCAAGCCACCGATTCGCGTTCTCGTCGCCAAGCCCGGTCTGGACGGCCACGACCGCGGCGCCAAGATTATCGCCCGCGCCCTTCGCGACGCCGGCATGGAAGTCATCTACACCGGCCTCCGCCAGACGCCCGAGATGATCGTCTCGGCCGCCATCCAGGAGGACGTTGACTGCATCGGGCTCTCCATCCTCTCCGGCGCGCACAACGTCATCGTGCCGCGCATCGCGGCTCTGCTCCGCGAGCAGAACGCCGAGGACATTCTTCTCGTGGTTGGAGGGACCATCCCCGAAGAGGACATGCCGCGCCTGAAGCAAAGCGGCGTGGCGGCCATCTTTGGCCCCGGCACGCCGCTTGAAACCACGGTTCAATTCATCCGCGAGAACGTAAAGCCTCGCGGTCTGCTTACCAGCTGA
- a CDS encoding cold shock domain-containing protein — MAQYKGTVKWFNNAKGYGFLGRNDGADVFVHYSSIQREGYKSLKEGDEVEFDIIQGAKGPQADQVVRLKEVAAG; from the coding sequence TTGGCACAGTACAAAGGCACCGTTAAATGGTTCAACAATGCAAAGGGATACGGCTTCCTCGGCAGAAACGATGGCGCCGATGTCTTTGTTCACTACAGCTCCATCCAGCGCGAGGGCTACAAGAGCCTCAAAGAAGGCGATGAGGTCGAATTCGACATCATCCAGGGCGCCAAGGGTCCTCAGGCGGACCAGGTTGTGCGCCTGAAGGAAGTCGCTGCTGGCTAA
- the cyaY gene encoding iron donor protein CyaY — MLDEATFRHESDKALESLKQSLIRAEEQSDEATFETEEKNGVLNVLFEEEGSKFVFTPNTPVRQIWISALSTSFKLEWSETAKAFVLPKTGEDLRALTERLLREQLHDRALTLS, encoded by the coding sequence ATGCTCGACGAAGCCACCTTCCGCCACGAATCCGACAAGGCCCTTGAATCCCTCAAACAATCTCTCATCCGCGCCGAGGAGCAGTCCGACGAAGCTACCTTCGAGACCGAAGAGAAGAACGGTGTCCTGAACGTGCTGTTCGAAGAGGAGGGCAGCAAGTTTGTTTTTACCCCCAACACTCCGGTCCGCCAGATATGGATTTCCGCTCTCTCGACCAGCTTCAAGCTGGAGTGGTCCGAGACCGCAAAGGCATTCGTCCTTCCTAAGACCGGCGAAGATCTTCGCGCGCTGACCGAGCGTCTTCTTCGCGAGCAGCTCCACGACAGAGCCCTGACTCTCTCCTGA
- the bshC gene encoding bacillithiol biosynthesis cysteine-adding enzyme BshC: MSVECYPITILPHVSQIYRDYLVMGESAPDAAVRRWYGSGNTGGPFAGGWMRSELPEIAAGRLADELKRQNEGFGAGPAALANIEKLRSGARAVVTGQQVVLLGGPLLTLLKAATAVSRAKAATKASGVEHVPIFWMATEDHDLAEVDRVALLTKTSVETLRAGLHVPHAVPVGGVTPGTEIDAVLERATELLEYAPVSEWLRECYQPADGSRPTLASGFGRLISRVFAEQGLVVIDASTREFHAQGASTLRYAIEHAAELQSTLIARSEELVREGYHAQVLVAEGASLLFLLDEHTRERIALRRTPDAQWRAGGDLYTEEELLSILDRTPERLSPNALLRPVFQDTILPTAAYIGGPAEIAYFAQSAVLYERILGRLTPVLPRLSATLIEPAIAAVMSKDEIQLPDAMTTADDLAQRLGARAMPIVLKKKLAAVGNALEDELSALTEYLRGMDPNLAASAGTSGSKMRYQMNRLRRMAANYELQKEASLRKHAEAITLNAFPDGHPQERLLAGVWFLARYGEGLIERLVGVAGNQCPGHVAVKL; the protein is encoded by the coding sequence ATGAGCGTCGAGTGTTACCCCATTACGATCCTGCCGCACGTCTCGCAGATCTACCGCGACTATCTCGTCATGGGCGAAAGCGCCCCCGACGCGGCTGTGCGGCGCTGGTATGGGTCAGGTAACACAGGCGGCCCCTTCGCCGGGGGCTGGATGCGCTCCGAGCTCCCAGAGATCGCTGCCGGGCGTCTGGCCGATGAGCTCAAGCGGCAGAACGAGGGCTTCGGCGCAGGCCCTGCCGCACTCGCGAACATTGAAAAGCTCCGCAGCGGAGCCCGCGCTGTTGTCACCGGCCAGCAGGTCGTGCTGCTGGGCGGCCCGCTGCTGACGCTCCTCAAGGCGGCCACTGCCGTATCCCGCGCGAAGGCGGCGACGAAGGCAAGTGGTGTCGAGCACGTCCCCATCTTCTGGATGGCGACCGAGGACCACGACCTGGCTGAGGTCGATAGGGTCGCGCTGCTGACCAAGACCTCCGTCGAGACACTGCGTGCCGGCCTTCACGTCCCGCACGCCGTTCCCGTTGGAGGCGTCACACCCGGCACCGAGATCGACGCCGTGCTCGAGCGCGCTACCGAACTGCTCGAATACGCTCCCGTCAGCGAGTGGCTGCGCGAGTGTTACCAGCCGGCAGACGGCAGCAGGCCCACCCTCGCGAGCGGGTTCGGACGCCTCATCTCGCGCGTCTTCGCCGAGCAGGGCCTCGTCGTCATCGACGCCTCGACGCGCGAGTTCCACGCCCAGGGCGCCTCCACACTTCGCTACGCCATCGAGCACGCCGCCGAGCTGCAGTCGACCCTTATCGCCCGCAGCGAAGAGCTTGTGCGCGAGGGCTACCACGCCCAAGTGCTGGTGGCTGAAGGAGCATCGCTGCTCTTCCTGCTCGACGAGCACACCCGAGAGCGCATTGCGCTGCGTCGGACTCCAGATGCCCAGTGGCGCGCAGGCGGAGACCTCTACACGGAGGAAGAGCTTCTCTCCATCCTCGACCGCACTCCCGAGCGGCTCAGTCCCAACGCGCTCCTGCGACCTGTCTTCCAGGACACCATCCTCCCAACTGCGGCCTACATCGGCGGCCCGGCGGAGATCGCCTACTTCGCGCAGAGCGCCGTCCTCTACGAGCGCATCCTCGGCCGCCTTACTCCGGTGCTTCCGCGCCTCAGCGCTACGCTCATCGAGCCCGCCATCGCCGCCGTTATGAGCAAGGACGAGATCCAGCTCCCCGACGCCATGACCACAGCCGACGATCTCGCACAGCGGCTCGGCGCCCGCGCCATGCCCATCGTGCTTAAGAAGAAGCTCGCTGCCGTCGGCAACGCCCTCGAAGACGAGCTCTCCGCGCTTACCGAGTATCTGCGCGGCATGGATCCCAACCTCGCTGCGTCAGCCGGGACCTCAGGCTCGAAGATGCGCTACCAGATGAACCGCCTCCGCCGCATGGCCGCCAACTACGAGTTGCAGAAGGAGGCCAGCCTGCGCAAGCACGCCGAGGCCATCACGCTCAACGCCTTCCCCGATGGCCACCCTCAGGAGCGCCTGCTTGCCGGAGTCTGGTTCCTCGCGCGCTACGGCGAAGGCCTCATCGAGCGCCTGGTCGGAGTCGCCGGAAATCAGTGTCCGGGGCACGTCGCCGTCAAGTTGTAG
- a CDS encoding SDR family oxidoreductase codes for MSTKKVALISGANKGIGFETARQLGKQGITVILGARDLAKGEAAAATLKKEGIDTRAIKLDVVNPADVKAVAEKIEKEFGRLDILVNNAGIALESFFGNSTLDTSEEALRKTFDTNFFAVVAVTKAMLPLLRKSEAGRIVNVSSILGSLSLQATEGSPIYEAKIFSYNASKAALNAYTIHLAHALKGTKIKVNSAHPGWVKTDMGTDAAPMEIVDGAKTEVELATLPADGPTGGYFHLGEAISW; via the coding sequence AAGAAGGTTGCGCTTATTTCGGGCGCCAACAAGGGCATTGGCTTTGAGACGGCACGGCAGCTTGGCAAGCAGGGCATTACGGTAATTCTCGGAGCGCGCGACCTGGCAAAGGGTGAGGCAGCGGCAGCGACGCTGAAGAAAGAGGGCATCGACACGCGCGCAATAAAGCTGGATGTGGTGAATCCAGCCGACGTGAAGGCGGTCGCCGAGAAGATCGAGAAAGAGTTCGGCAGACTCGACATTTTGGTGAACAACGCCGGTATAGCACTGGAGTCATTCTTTGGAAACAGCACGCTGGATACAAGCGAAGAGGCCCTGCGCAAGACCTTCGATACGAACTTCTTTGCGGTCGTGGCGGTGACGAAGGCGATGCTGCCGTTGCTGAGGAAGAGTGAGGCCGGGCGCATCGTGAATGTGTCGAGCATTCTTGGTTCGCTCTCGCTGCAAGCCACCGAAGGCTCGCCGATCTATGAGGCGAAGATATTCAGCTATAACGCGTCGAAGGCAGCTCTGAATGCGTACACGATCCACCTGGCCCATGCTCTCAAGGGCACGAAGATAAAGGTGAATTCAGCGCATCCGGGTTGGGTTAAGACGGACATGGGGACGGATGCTGCTCCGATGGAGATCGTGGACGGAGCGAAGACTGAAGTGGAATTGGCGACGCTGCCTGCGGATGGCCCGACGGGCGGATACTTCCACCTGGGGGAGGCGATCAGCTGGTAA
- a CDS encoding DUF420 domain-containing protein, whose translation MPNVPTVLPSTNLRTPPTIIAAIIAVSALASAFICWLVYFHTPTDVAGTQLRSLPLVNAVLNGLSTVALLFGYRFIRARRVLEHRSAMFTAFIFSSIFLVSYLVNFTLHGETHFNRLSAWWPFYWKLLASHIVLSVIALPMILITFFLSLSGRFPAHRRLARYTYPIWLYVSITGVVVYWMQAAIH comes from the coding sequence ATGCCGAATGTCCCCACCGTTTTGCCGTCAACCAATCTGCGGACACCGCCGACGATCATTGCTGCGATCATTGCGGTCAGCGCTCTGGCGAGCGCCTTCATCTGCTGGCTGGTGTACTTCCACACCCCCACGGACGTCGCCGGTACGCAACTTCGCTCGCTGCCTCTGGTCAACGCCGTGCTGAACGGGCTTTCGACCGTCGCGCTGCTCTTCGGCTATCGCTTCATACGCGCCCGCAGAGTTCTCGAGCATCGCTCGGCGATGTTCACGGCGTTCATCTTCTCGAGCATCTTTCTGGTTTCGTACCTGGTGAACTTTACCCTGCACGGCGAAACCCACTTCAACCGGCTCAGCGCTTGGTGGCCGTTCTACTGGAAGCTGCTGGCCTCGCACATCGTCCTGTCGGTCATCGCGCTGCCGATGATTCTGATTACCTTCTTTTTGTCGCTCAGCGGCCGCTTCCCGGCGCATCGCAGGCTGGCGCGCTACACCTACCCGATCTGGCTCTACGTCTCCATTACCGGAGTCGTCGTGTACTGGATGCAGGCGGCCATCCACTAA